From one Pseudomonas sp. S35 genomic stretch:
- a CDS encoding cytochrome b, giving the protein MQLRNSPARYGWVSMILHWGVALVVFGLFALGLWMVGLDYYSAWRKDAPDLHKSIGITLFAIMLVRVVWRLLSPPPPPLASYSRLTRIGAAFGHGFLYLGLFAVMIAGYLISTADGVGIPVFGLFEIPAVVSGLPDQADTSGVVHLYLAWVLVVFAGLHGVAALKHHFIDRDATLTRMLGRKA; this is encoded by the coding sequence ATGCAGCTACGTAACTCTCCAGCCCGTTACGGCTGGGTCAGTATGATTTTGCACTGGGGCGTGGCCCTGGTGGTGTTTGGCCTGTTCGCGCTGGGCTTGTGGATGGTCGGCCTCGACTACTACAGCGCCTGGCGCAAAGACGCGCCGGACCTGCACAAGAGCATTGGCATCACGTTGTTTGCCATCATGCTGGTGCGAGTCGTCTGGCGCCTGCTCAGCCCGCCACCGCCACCGTTGGCCAGCTACAGCCGCTTGACCCGTATCGGCGCTGCATTTGGCCATGGGTTCCTGTATCTCGGGCTGTTTGCCGTGATGATCGCCGGTTACCTGATTTCCACCGCAGACGGTGTCGGTATCCCGGTGTTTGGCCTGTTTGAAATTCCTGCCGTGGTTTCCGGTCTACCGGACCAGGCAGACACATCCGGGGTGGTGCATCTGTATCTGGCCTGGGTGCTTGTGGTCTTCGCCGGCTTGCACGGCGTGGCCGCGTTGAAACACCACTTTATCGATCGTGATGCGACCCTCACGCGAATGCTGGGGCGCAAAGCCTGA
- a CDS encoding transporter substrate-binding domain-containing protein — protein sequence MPVILKLLTVALFTCLSLAAYGEKLRIVTEPWAPYVYEDQGAMRGLDYEATVIVFQRLGVEVQWQFLPWKRCLAMLDQGHADGALDIFHSHDRDALLLYPSEPLSEVEFVMFYANERPHPAQSLDDLRGLTVGISPGYLYGAPFSDSTLFNREPAPSHEANFGKLLLGRIDLVITDRRVGQHVINALGLEGKVSQAPVVVNRQQQYLAVRRGAGMDLLVQRFAAELKRFKQEPAYAALSAKYGGNQAITASGHTVEQQESGAQ from the coding sequence ATGCCCGTTATTCTGAAGTTGTTGACCGTTGCGCTTTTTACTTGCCTGAGCCTGGCCGCTTATGGCGAGAAATTGCGCATTGTCACCGAGCCCTGGGCACCTTATGTGTATGAGGACCAGGGCGCCATGCGCGGGCTGGACTACGAAGCCACGGTCATTGTGTTCCAGCGCCTGGGGGTCGAGGTGCAATGGCAGTTCCTGCCCTGGAAGCGCTGCCTGGCCATGCTTGACCAAGGCCACGCCGATGGCGCACTGGATATTTTCCACAGCCACGACCGCGACGCACTGCTTCTTTACCCCAGCGAACCCCTGTCGGAAGTGGAGTTCGTGATGTTCTACGCCAACGAACGCCCTCACCCGGCCCAAAGCCTCGACGACCTGCGCGGCCTGACTGTTGGCATCTCCCCAGGCTACTTGTACGGCGCGCCCTTCAGCGACTCCACCCTATTCAATCGCGAGCCGGCACCCAGCCATGAGGCCAACTTCGGCAAGTTGCTGCTCGGGCGCATCGACCTGGTGATCACCGACCGCCGCGTTGGCCAGCATGTGATCAATGCGTTGGGCCTGGAGGGCAAGGTCAGCCAGGCTCCGGTGGTGGTCAACCGCCAGCAGCAATACCTCGCCGTACGCCGTGGCGCAGGCATGGACCTATTGGTGCAACGCTTCGCCGCCGAACTCAAGCGTTTCAAACAGGAACCGGCCTATGCCGCCTTGAGTGCCAAATATGGTGGAAACCAAGCAATTACGGCCTCAGGACACACCGTTGAGCAGCAGGAAAGCGGCGCGCAGTGA
- the ahcY gene encoding adenosylhomocysteinase: MSAVNTPADFTDYKVADMSLAAWGRRETFIAESEMPALMGLRRKYAAELPLKGAKILGCIHMTIQTAVLIETLVALGAEVRWSSCNIFSTQDQAAAAIAAAGIAVYAWKGETEEEYEWCLEQTILKDGAPWDANMILDDGGDLTELLHKKYPAILDRVHGVTEETTTGVHRLLDMLAKGELKIPAINVNDSVTKSKNDNKYGCRHSLNDAIKRGTDHLLSGKQALVIGYGDVGKGSSQSLRQEGMIVKVSEVDPICAMQACMDGFEVVSPFIDGQNDGTEASIDKALLGKIDLIVTTTGNVNVCDANMLKALKKRAVVCNIGHFDNEIDTAFMRKNWAWEEVKPQVHKVHRTGAGDFDPQNDDYLILLAEGRLVNLGNATGHPSRIMDGSFANQVLAQIFLFGQKYADLSPAQKAERLTVEVLPKKLDEEVALEMVRGFGGVVTQLTKTQADYIGVTVEGPFKPHAYRY, translated from the coding sequence ATGAGCGCTGTCAACACGCCTGCAGATTTCACCGACTACAAAGTCGCCGACATGTCCCTCGCTGCCTGGGGCCGTCGCGAAACCTTTATCGCCGAATCCGAAATGCCAGCCCTGATGGGCCTGCGTCGCAAGTACGCCGCAGAGCTTCCGCTCAAGGGCGCGAAGATCCTCGGCTGCATCCACATGACCATTCAGACTGCCGTGCTGATCGAGACCCTGGTTGCCCTGGGTGCCGAAGTACGTTGGTCGTCCTGCAACATCTTCTCGACGCAAGACCAGGCCGCTGCCGCGATCGCTGCTGCCGGTATCGCGGTATACGCCTGGAAAGGCGAGACCGAAGAAGAGTACGAGTGGTGCCTGGAGCAAACCATCCTCAAAGATGGCGCGCCTTGGGATGCCAACATGATCCTCGACGACGGCGGCGACCTGACCGAGTTGCTGCACAAGAAATACCCGGCCATCCTGGACCGCGTCCACGGCGTGACCGAAGAAACCACCACCGGCGTACACCGCCTGCTGGACATGCTGGCCAAAGGCGAGCTGAAAATCCCGGCCATCAACGTCAACGACTCGGTGACCAAGAGCAAGAACGACAACAAGTACGGCTGCCGTCACAGCCTGAACGACGCCATCAAGCGCGGCACCGACCACCTGCTGTCGGGCAAGCAAGCCCTGGTGATCGGCTACGGTGACGTGGGCAAGGGTTCGTCCCAGTCCCTGCGTCAGGAAGGCATGATCGTCAAAGTCTCCGAAGTTGACCCGATCTGCGCCATGCAAGCCTGCATGGACGGTTTCGAAGTGGTTTCGCCGTTCATCGACGGCCAGAACGACGGCACCGAAGCGAGCATCGACAAGGCCCTGCTGGGCAAGATCGACCTGATCGTGACCACCACCGGCAACGTGAATGTTTGCGACGCGAACATGCTCAAGGCCCTGAAGAAGCGCGCCGTTGTCTGCAACATCGGTCACTTCGACAACGAGATCGACACCGCTTTCATGCGCAAGAACTGGGCATGGGAAGAAGTGAAGCCGCAGGTACACAAGGTTCACCGTACCGGCGCTGGCGATTTCGACCCACAGAACGACGACTACCTGATCCTGCTGGCTGAAGGCCGCCTGGTAAACCTGGGTAACGCCACCGGCCACCCAAGCCGCATCATGGACGGCTCGTTCGCCAACCAGGTCCTGGCCCAGATCTTCCTGTTCGGCCAGAAATACGCCGACCTGTCGCCAGCCCAGAAAGCCGAGCGCCTGACTGTTGAAGTACTGCCGAAGAAACTCGACGAAGAAGTGGCCCTGGAAATGGTCCGCGGCTTCGGCGGCGTAGTGACTCAACTGACCAAGACCCAGGCCGACTACATCGGCGTGACCGTCGAAGGTCCGTTCAAGCCACACGCTTACCGCTACTGA
- a CDS encoding 16S rRNA (uracil(1498)-N(3))-methyltransferase: MRLSRFFTDTPLSLGDHELPEAQAHYISRVLRMVDGDAVQLFDGSGQEFRGTLLEVGKKRVTVHLTERFNGQTQSPLHIHLGQGLSRGERMDWAIQKATELGVNEITPIFSDRCEVRLKDERADKRLLHWRQVAISACEQCGRSTVPVIHPPLLLADWLKQAEADLKLVLHPVAEPMVSHAKPSSLAFLIGPEGGLTDHEVDTAQGAGFHAARLGPRVLRTETAPVVALAVAQQLWGDF, translated from the coding sequence ATGAGACTGTCCCGCTTTTTCACCGACACCCCGCTGAGCCTCGGCGACCATGAACTGCCCGAAGCCCAGGCGCATTACATCAGCCGCGTGCTGCGCATGGTCGATGGCGACGCCGTGCAATTATTCGATGGCTCCGGCCAAGAATTTCGCGGCACGTTGCTGGAGGTCGGAAAAAAACGCGTCACCGTACACCTCACCGAACGCTTCAATGGCCAGACCCAATCGCCACTGCACATTCACCTCGGCCAGGGCCTGTCGCGGGGTGAGCGCATGGACTGGGCGATCCAGAAAGCCACTGAACTGGGGGTCAATGAAATCACACCGATTTTCAGCGACCGCTGCGAAGTGCGCCTCAAGGACGAGCGCGCCGACAAGCGCCTGCTGCACTGGCGCCAGGTGGCGATCAGCGCCTGCGAGCAATGCGGGCGTTCGACGGTGCCGGTGATTCACCCACCGCTGTTGCTGGCCGACTGGCTGAAGCAGGCCGAGGCCGACCTGAAGCTGGTACTGCACCCGGTGGCGGAGCCGATGGTCAGCCATGCCAAGCCGTCGAGCCTGGCCTTCCTGATCGGGCCGGAAGGCGGCTTGACCGACCACGAAGTGGACACCGCCCAAGGTGCCGGTTTCCACGCCGCCCGCCTGGGTCCACGGGTGTTGCGCACCGAGACCGCGCCCGTAGTCGCATTGGCCGTCGCCCAACAACTGTGGGGCGACTTCTAG
- a CDS encoding adenosylmethionine--8-amino-7-oxononanoate transaminase produces the protein MGLNNQWMQRDLAVLWHPCTQMKDHQQLPLIPIKRGEGVWLEDFEGKRYLDAVSSWWVNVFGHANPRINQRIKDQVDQLEHVILAGFSHQPVIELSERLVAMTPEGLTRCFYADNGSSCIEVALKMSFHYWLNRGLPDKKRFVTLTNSYHGETIAAMSVGDVPLFTETYKALLLDTLKVPSPDCYLRPEGMSWEEHSRNMFLAMEQTLAQNHATVAAVIVEPLIQGAGGMRMYHPVYLKLLREACDRYGVHLIHDEIAVGFGRTGTMFACEQAGIRPDFLCLSKALTGGYLPLAAVVTTDDVYDAFYDDYPTLRAFLHSHSYTGNPLACAAALATLDIFEEDNVIENNKALAQRMASATAHLVDHPHVSEVRQTGMVLAIEMVQDKATKTAYPWQERRGLKVFEHALERGALLRPLGSVVYFLPPYVITPEQIDFLAEVASEGIDIATNSKVSVAVPKDFHPGFRDPG, from the coding sequence ATGGGCCTGAACAACCAGTGGATGCAACGCGACCTCGCAGTGCTGTGGCATCCCTGCACCCAGATGAAAGACCACCAGCAGTTGCCGCTGATCCCGATCAAGCGCGGTGAAGGCGTCTGGCTGGAAGACTTCGAAGGCAAGCGCTACCTCGACGCCGTCAGCTCCTGGTGGGTCAATGTGTTCGGCCACGCCAACCCGCGCATCAACCAGCGCATCAAGGACCAGGTCGACCAACTGGAACACGTGATCCTGGCCGGCTTCAGCCACCAGCCGGTGATCGAACTGTCCGAGCGCCTGGTGGCGATGACCCCCGAAGGCCTGACCCGCTGCTTCTACGCTGACAACGGCTCGTCATGCATCGAAGTCGCGTTGAAGATGAGCTTTCACTACTGGCTCAACCGTGGCCTGCCGGACAAAAAGCGCTTCGTCACCCTCACCAACAGCTACCACGGCGAAACCATCGCGGCGATGTCGGTGGGCGACGTGCCGCTGTTTACCGAGACGTACAAGGCGCTGTTGCTCGACACCCTCAAGGTGCCCAGCCCGGACTGCTACCTGCGCCCCGAAGGCATGAGCTGGGAAGAACACTCGCGCAACATGTTCCTGGCCATGGAACAGACCCTGGCGCAAAACCACGCCACCGTCGCCGCCGTAATCGTCGAGCCGCTGATCCAGGGCGCTGGCGGCATGCGCATGTACCACCCGGTGTACCTCAAGCTGCTGCGCGAAGCCTGCGACCGCTACGGCGTGCACCTGATCCACGATGAAATCGCCGTAGGCTTCGGGCGGACCGGCACGATGTTCGCCTGTGAACAGGCCGGCATCCGCCCGGATTTCCTGTGCCTGTCCAAGGCCCTGACGGGCGGCTACCTGCCGCTGGCGGCGGTGGTCACCACCGATGATGTCTACGACGCGTTCTACGACGACTACCCCACCCTGCGCGCCTTCCTGCATTCCCACAGCTACACCGGCAACCCGCTGGCGTGTGCGGCGGCCCTGGCGACACTGGATATTTTCGAAGAAGACAACGTCATCGAAAACAACAAGGCATTGGCCCAGCGCATGGCCTCGGCCACGGCACATCTGGTCGATCATCCGCACGTCTCGGAAGTACGCCAGACCGGCATGGTGCTGGCCATCGAGATGGTCCAGGACAAGGCCACCAAGACCGCCTACCCGTGGCAGGAACGCCGTGGCCTGAAGGTGTTCGAGCATGCCCTGGAACGTGGCGCGCTGTTGCGTCCGTTGGGTAGCGTGGTGTATTTCCTGCCGCCGTATGTGATTACACCGGAGCAGATCGACTTCCTCGCGGAGGTCGCCAGCGAAGGGATCGATATCGCCACTAACAGTAAAGTCAGCGTCGCCGTGCCCAAAGACTTTCACCCAGGCTTTCGCGACCCGGGCTGA
- the metF gene encoding methylenetetrahydrofolate reductase [NAD(P)H] has protein sequence MSQDRRYSFEFFPTKTDAGHEKLMATAKQLASYNPDFFSCTYGAGGSTRDRTINTVLQLESEVKVPAAPHLSCVGDSKADLRGLLTQYKAAGIKRIVALRGDLPSGMGMASGELRYANDLVSFIREESGDHFHIEVAAYPEMHPQARNFEDDLQNFVRKANAGADSAITQYFFNADSYFYFVERVRAMGVNIPIVPGIMPITNYSKLARFSDACGAEIPRWVRKQLEAYGDDVKSIQAFGEQVISEMCERLLQGGAPGLHFYTLNQTEPSLAIWNNLKLPR, from the coding sequence ATGTCCCAAGACCGTCGCTACAGCTTCGAGTTCTTCCCGACCAAGACCGATGCTGGGCATGAAAAACTGATGGCGACTGCCAAGCAGTTGGCCAGCTACAACCCCGACTTCTTCTCCTGCACCTACGGTGCCGGCGGCTCGACCCGAGATCGTACGATCAACACCGTGTTGCAGCTGGAAAGCGAAGTCAAAGTTCCCGCCGCTCCGCACTTGTCGTGCGTGGGCGACAGCAAGGCCGACCTGCGCGGCCTGCTGACCCAATACAAGGCAGCCGGCATCAAGCGTATCGTCGCCCTGCGTGGCGACCTGCCGTCCGGCATGGGCATGGCCAGCGGTGAGCTGCGCTACGCCAACGACCTGGTGAGCTTCATCCGCGAGGAAAGCGGCGATCACTTCCATATCGAAGTGGCGGCTTACCCGGAGATGCACCCCCAGGCGCGCAACTTCGAAGACGATTTGCAGAACTTCGTGCGCAAGGCCAACGCCGGCGCCGATAGCGCGATCACCCAGTATTTCTTCAACGCCGACAGCTACTTCTACTTCGTCGAGCGCGTGCGGGCTATGGGTGTGAACATCCCGATCGTGCCGGGCATCATGCCGATCACCAACTACAGCAAGCTGGCACGCTTCTCCGATGCCTGCGGTGCCGAGATCCCACGCTGGGTGCGCAAGCAGCTGGAAGCCTATGGCGATGACGTCAAGAGCATCCAGGCGTTCGGCGAGCAGGTTATCAGCGAAATGTGTGAGCGTTTGTTACAAGGCGGCGCACCAGGGTTGCATTTCTATACCCTGAACCAGACCGAGCCGAGCCTCGCGATCTGGAACAACCTTAAACTGCCACGCTAG
- a CDS encoding hotdog domain-containing protein → MNFHTRKWVKPEDLNPNGTLFGGSLLRWIDEEAAIYAIVQLGNQRVVTKYISEINFVSASRQGDIIELGITATEFGRTSITLTCEVRNKITRKSILTVEKMVFVNLGEDGLPAPHGRTEIKYVKDQFQDDGVSE, encoded by the coding sequence ATGAACTTCCACACCCGCAAATGGGTAAAACCTGAAGACCTCAACCCCAACGGCACCCTGTTCGGTGGCAGCCTGCTGCGCTGGATCGACGAAGAAGCGGCCATCTACGCCATCGTCCAACTGGGCAACCAGCGCGTGGTGACCAAGTACATTTCCGAGATCAACTTCGTCAGTGCCTCGCGCCAGGGCGACATCATCGAGCTGGGTATCACCGCCACCGAGTTCGGCCGCACCTCCATCACCTTGACCTGTGAAGTGCGCAACAAGATCACGCGCAAAAGCATCCTCACCGTAGAGAAAATGGTCTTCGTCAACCTCGGCGAAGACGGTTTGCCGGCGCCTCATGGGCGTACCGAGATCAAATACGTCAAAGACCAGTTCCAGGACGACGGCGTCAGCGAGTAA
- a CDS encoding formate/nitrite transporter family protein has translation MATQEDGKTPNLSQEEQQDVDKNQPPRAAVLHEIIRTQGDQELERSVAALWWSALAAGLTMGLSLMAMGLLNSRLPEGEAFKVIASFGYCAGFLAVILARQQLFTENTLTAVLPVMSKPTLGNAGRLLRLWSVVLVGNLCGTLLVAYVMLHLPIFDTKTDMAFLEIGRKIMENNPGQMFAKGIVSGWMIATMVWMIPSMESAKMWIIILITYLMALGDFTHIVVGSAEVSYLVFAGELPWEDFWLVFAGPTLAGNIIGGSFIFALISHAQIRSEGSLPGKKAADPRHPQRIDKDQ, from the coding sequence ATGGCCACGCAAGAAGACGGCAAGACCCCCAACTTGTCCCAGGAAGAGCAGCAGGACGTCGACAAGAACCAGCCGCCTCGCGCGGCGGTCCTGCACGAAATCATCCGTACCCAGGGCGACCAGGAACTTGAACGCAGCGTGGCGGCCCTGTGGTGGTCGGCATTGGCGGCGGGTTTGACCATGGGCCTGTCGCTGATGGCCATGGGATTGCTCAACTCACGTCTGCCCGAGGGTGAAGCCTTCAAAGTGATTGCCAGTTTTGGCTACTGCGCAGGCTTCCTCGCGGTGATCCTTGCGCGCCAGCAACTGTTCACTGAAAACACCCTGACCGCCGTACTGCCAGTCATGAGCAAGCCGACCCTTGGCAATGCCGGGCGCCTGTTACGGCTGTGGTCGGTGGTGCTGGTGGGCAACCTCTGCGGCACGTTGCTGGTGGCCTACGTGATGCTGCACCTGCCGATCTTCGACACCAAGACCGACATGGCCTTCCTGGAGATCGGTCGCAAGATCATGGAAAACAATCCCGGCCAGATGTTCGCCAAAGGCATCGTCTCCGGCTGGATGATCGCCACTATGGTGTGGATGATCCCGTCGATGGAAAGCGCCAAGATGTGGATCATCATCCTGATCACCTACTTGATGGCGCTGGGGGATTTCACCCATATCGTGGTGGGTTCGGCAGAAGTGTCTTATCTGGTGTTTGCTGGCGAGCTGCCGTGGGAGGATTTCTGGCTGGTGTTTGCCGGCCCGACACTGGCCGGCAATATCATCGGGGGCAGCTTTATCTTTGCCTTGATCAGCCATGCGCAGATTCGCAGCGAAGGCAGCTTGCCGGGCAAGAAGGCTGCGGACCCAAGGCATCCGCAGCGTATCGACAAGGATCAGTGA
- a CDS encoding YceI family protein has product MLKKTLAALAIGTALLSAGQVMAADYKIDKEGQHAFIDWKISHLGYSFIHGTFKDWDGTFSWDATKPEASKIAVDVKTASLWSNHAERDKHIASKDFLDVAKFADAKFVSTAVKSTGEKTADVTGDLTFHGVTKPVVFKATFNGEGKDPWGGERAGFNAKTTVNLNDFGIKGPGPSSQTVDLDISLEGVKQK; this is encoded by the coding sequence ATGTTGAAAAAGACACTCGCTGCTCTGGCAATCGGTACCGCTCTGCTGTCGGCAGGCCAGGTGATGGCCGCTGACTACAAGATCGACAAGGAAGGCCAGCACGCCTTCATCGATTGGAAGATCAGCCACCTGGGCTACAGCTTCATCCACGGTACCTTCAAGGACTGGGATGGTACGTTCAGCTGGGATGCCACCAAGCCTGAAGCCAGCAAAATCGCGGTCGACGTGAAAACCGCCAGCCTGTGGTCCAACCACGCTGAACGTGACAAACACATCGCTAGCAAGGATTTCCTGGACGTTGCCAAGTTTGCCGACGCCAAGTTCGTGTCCACCGCGGTTAAATCCACCGGCGAAAAAACCGCTGACGTGACCGGCGACCTGACTTTCCACGGCGTGACCAAGCCAGTGGTCTTCAAAGCCACCTTCAACGGTGAAGGCAAGGATCCATGGGGCGGCGAGCGTGCCGGCTTCAACGCCAAGACCACCGTCAACCTGAACGACTTCGGCATCAAGGGCCCAGGCCCGTCCTCGCAGACTGTTGACCTGGACATCTCGCTGGAAGGCGTGAAGCAGAAGTAA
- a CDS encoding DEAD/DEAH box helicase gives MSFASLGLSEALVRAIEAAGYTEPTPVQQRAIPAVLQGRDLMVAAQTGTGKTGGFALPILERLFPNGHPDKSQRHGPRQPRVLVLTPTRELAAQVHDSFKLYARDLKFVSACIFGGVGMNPQVQAMSRGVDVLVACPGRLLDLCGQGSVDLSHVEILVLDEADRMLDMGFVHDVKKVLARLPAKRQNLLFSATFSQDITALAGKLLHNPERIEVTPPNTTVERIEQRVFRLAASHKRSLLAHLITHGAWEQVLVFTRTKHGANRLAEYLDKHGLTAVAIHGNKSQNARTKALADFKAGTVRILVATDIAARGLDIDQLPHVVNFELPNVDEDYVHRIGRTGRAGRSGEAISLVAPDEEKLLKSIERMTKQKIADGDLMGFDASAVEAEKPEVRERPDVRNPRNPRGPKGDGPNGGGGGGGRRDKGKDKGGKDKAPTNGRGERPAREQKPREGTPAREQRQPSQPPRAAADRAPDEFLDDDVDNFGNRVDYVPQAKPAQGRGRRPGAPAQGAGAGTGAPRGGQPQGARQNGPRNSSGGTTGTPPAKRSGPRSGAPRDGQARREDSRSNNRRPARDDQPRSSEPAVQNPRGGPAPKIIHKESKADRFPTPEQLDQLPGRPRGEKPALLTRNR, from the coding sequence ATGTCCTTTGCTTCCCTCGGTCTCTCCGAGGCTTTAGTCCGCGCCATCGAGGCAGCGGGCTATACCGAGCCTACTCCGGTGCAACAGCGGGCCATTCCCGCCGTGTTGCAAGGTCGCGACCTGATGGTTGCGGCACAGACAGGTACTGGTAAAACCGGTGGCTTCGCCCTCCCGATTCTGGAGCGGTTGTTTCCCAACGGTCACCCGGACAAATCCCAGCGTCACGGCCCGCGCCAACCGCGCGTACTGGTCCTGACCCCTACCCGCGAACTCGCCGCCCAAGTGCACGACAGCTTCAAGCTGTATGCCCGCGACTTGAAGTTCGTCAGTGCCTGCATCTTCGGCGGCGTCGGCATGAACCCACAGGTTCAGGCCATGTCCCGCGGGGTTGACGTGCTGGTGGCATGCCCTGGTCGTTTGCTCGACCTGTGCGGCCAAGGCAGTGTCGATCTGTCCCACGTGGAAATCCTCGTGCTGGACGAAGCTGACCGCATGCTCGACATGGGCTTTGTCCATGACGTGAAAAAGGTCCTCGCCCGCCTGCCGGCCAAACGTCAGAACCTGCTGTTCTCGGCAACGTTCTCCCAGGACATCACCGCCCTGGCCGGCAAGCTGCTGCACAACCCGGAACGCATCGAAGTCACGCCGCCGAACACCACGGTCGAGCGTATCGAGCAGCGCGTGTTCCGCCTCGCCGCCAGCCACAAGCGCTCGCTGCTGGCGCACCTGATCACCCACGGCGCGTGGGAACAGGTGCTGGTGTTCACCCGCACCAAGCACGGCGCCAACCGCCTGGCCGAGTACCTGGACAAGCACGGCCTCACCGCCGTCGCCATCCACGGCAACAAGAGCCAGAACGCGCGCACCAAGGCCCTGGCCGACTTCAAGGCCGGTACCGTGCGTATCCTGGTGGCCACCGATATCGCGGCCCGCGGCCTGGATATCGACCAACTGCCACACGTGGTCAACTTCGAGCTGCCAAACGTCGACGAAGACTATGTGCACCGTATCGGCCGTACTGGCCGTGCCGGCCGTTCGGGTGAAGCCATCTCCCTGGTTGCACCGGACGAAGAAAAACTGCTGAAAAGCATCGAGCGCATGACCAAGCAGAAAATCGCCGACGGCGACCTGATGGGCTTCGATGCCAGCGCCGTAGAGGCCGAAAAGCCTGAAGTGCGCGAGCGCCCGGACGTGCGTAACCCACGCAACCCACGCGGTCCGAAGGGCGATGGCCCGAACGGCGGCGGTGGTGGCGGTGGTCGTCGCGACAAAGGCAAAGACAAAGGCGGCAAGGACAAAGCGCCCACCAACGGCCGTGGCGAACGCCCGGCCCGTGAGCAGAAGCCCCGTGAAGGCACCCCGGCCCGCGAACAGCGCCAGCCGAGCCAGCCACCACGCGCCGCCGCAGACCGCGCCCCGGACGAGTTCCTCGACGACGACGTGGATAACTTCGGCAACCGCGTCGACTACGTGCCCCAGGCCAAACCGGCCCAGGGCCGCGGCCGTCGTCCAGGTGCTCCGGCCCAGGGCGCAGGCGCCGGTACTGGCGCACCCCGTGGCGGCCAGCCACAGGGCGCTCGTCAGAACGGCCCACGCAACAGCAGCGGCGGCACCACGGGTACGCCACCTGCCAAGCGCAGCGGCCCGCGCAGCGGCGCACCCCGTGACGGCCAGGCCCGTCGCGAAGACTCGCGCAGCAACAACCGCCGCCCGGCCCGCGACGACCAGCCGCGTTCGTCCGAGCCAGCCGTGCAGAACCCACGCGGCGGCCCAGCGCCAAAGATCATCCACAAGGAGTCGAAAGCTGACCGCTTCCCGACACCTGAGCAGCTGGATCAGTTGCCAGGCCGTCCTCGTGGTGAAAAACCGGCGTTGCTGACACGCAACCGCTGA